The sequence ACTTCCACGATTAAAAAATCCAACCCCTTAGCCGTGCTTTTAATGCGCCTTTTGATTTCATCGGTTACATGGGGGACGATTTGAATGGTTTTGCCTAAATATTCCCCTTTCCTTTCATTTTCTATCACGCTTGAAAAAATCTGCCCGGTAGTGAAATTATTCAACCTTGTTAAATTCCTGTTCAAAAAGCGTTCATAATGCCCTATGTCTAAATCCGTTTCAGCGCCATCGCTAGTTACAAACACTTCCCCATGCTCTAAAGGACTCATGGTGCCTGGATCAATATTGATATAAGGATCAATCTTCAAAATAGAAACCTGGTAATTGCAATGCTGCAAAAGCGTAGCGATTGAAGAAGATGAAATCCCTTTCCCTAGAGAGCTTAACACGCCCCCTGTAACGAATATAAATTTGGCTCTATCCATTATGTCGTGTTCCTTTGATTTTTACTTCTCACATTGTAGTCTAAAAAGGGTTAAAAAGCTTTAAAAGAGGGTAAAAATTAAAGCGATTTCAAAAAAAAAAAAAAAACAATTTCAGTTTCTTATTAGCTAGGTTTGATTAAAATGAAAAGCTTTTATGTGTTTAAACTTCATTGTCTTAAATTTTTTAAGAGCGATTTTAAAGTTCGTTGGCGTATAATATAAGTTTTGAATTAACTACTAGAAGGGTTTTAAATAATGGCTGAAAATTCTTTCAAAAATGTTTCCACACAACCCAAACCATTTTTCTTATTACCAGTGAAAACCCTGTTTCTTTTAGGAGGCGTTTTTAGCGCGTTTTTTATTATGATTGCTGGTTTAGTCCTTTTTGGTTACACCAACTCAATGGACCATGCCATTTTTAGCTTGATGCGTTCAAATTCTTCTAACCCCATTTTAGATCAAGCACTCCAACGCGTTGTTTTTTTAGGCTCTTCTCAATTCGTGTTGCCTTTGAGCTTGTTAGTGGGGGTGTTTTTAAGCCTTTATCGCAGAAACTTAGCGCTTGGGGTGTGGTTTGTGTTAAGCGTGATCTTATTTGAAGCCCTTTTAGAATCTTTAAAACATCTTTTGGCACACTCCATTCAATGGCTTTCGCACAGCGCTAATTTCCCTAGCGCTATCGCGCTTTCTTTAGCCCTTTTTTATGGGTTGCTTGTTTTATTGTTACCCCATTTGATCACGCATCAAATATTTCAAAACATTCTTTCTTGTAGTTTGCTTGGTTTGATTCTTTTAATAAGCTTAGTGCT is a genomic window of Helicobacter pylori oki112 containing:
- a CDS encoding membrane protein; amino-acid sequence: MAENSFKNVSTQPKPFFLLPVKTLFLLGGVFSAFFIMIAGLVLFGYTNSMDHAIFSLMRSNSSNPILDQALQRVVFLGSSQFVLPLSLLVGVFLSLYRRNLALGVWFVLSVILFEALLESLKHLLAHSIQWLSHSANFPSAIALSLALFYGLLVLLLPHLITHQIFQNILSCSLLGLILLISLVLIVLGVSFSSVLGGVCLGALGACFSIGIYLSVFQKI